From Pseudoalteromonas sp. DL-6, one genomic window encodes:
- the panP gene encoding pyridoxal-dependent aspartate 1-decarboxylase PanP, producing the protein MDQKRCAVASKESLKRIFTVPEAPDSTLSKIELEISSNLAGFLNENIAAIEKPLHEIEKDFQSAAIPEEPTFVSCYAQDIMEQLVAHSVHTAAPSFIGHMTSALPHFLLPLSKLMVGLNQNLVKIETSKAFTPLERQVLGMMHHLAYGQNDGFYSKWMHSAKTSLGAFCSGGTVANITALWIARNRLLKADGNFKGIAAQGLVAGMLHYGYKGLAVLISERGHYSLGKSVDLLGIGRENLIGIKTSADNKVDVDAMREKALELEAQGIKVMAIIGVAGTTETGNIDPLEDMANLAHEINCHFHVDAAWGGATLLSNTHRHLLKGIEQADSITIDAHKQMYVPMGAGLVLFKDPAATDAIEHHAEYILRKGSKDLGSHTLEGSRPGMAMLVHACLRVIGRKGYEMLIDRSIKKARYFADLIKADEDFELISEPELCLLTYRYVPKQIKNAIAQADAQTRLDIFAALNRFTASMQKRQRESGRSFVSRTRLTPIQYDNQPTVVFRVVLANPLTSGAILKEILEEQKELAQTDPVFKKYLRKYM; encoded by the coding sequence ATGGATCAAAAGCGTTGTGCCGTCGCCTCTAAAGAAAGCCTCAAACGGATATTTACCGTTCCAGAGGCCCCTGACTCAACTTTGAGCAAAATAGAGCTTGAAATTTCGAGTAATTTAGCAGGTTTCTTAAACGAAAATATCGCGGCAATTGAAAAACCATTACATGAAATAGAAAAAGATTTTCAATCGGCGGCTATCCCTGAAGAGCCAACGTTTGTGTCTTGCTATGCCCAAGATATTATGGAACAGCTGGTTGCTCATTCTGTACATACCGCAGCGCCAAGCTTTATTGGTCACATGACATCTGCTCTGCCACACTTTTTACTGCCATTATCGAAATTAATGGTTGGGCTAAATCAAAACCTTGTAAAAATAGAAACCTCAAAAGCGTTTACTCCATTAGAACGTCAAGTTTTAGGAATGATGCATCATTTAGCTTATGGGCAAAATGATGGCTTTTATTCTAAATGGATGCACAGTGCAAAAACCTCTTTAGGAGCATTTTGCTCTGGCGGCACCGTGGCTAACATTACTGCGCTTTGGATTGCCCGCAACCGCTTATTAAAAGCAGATGGCAACTTTAAAGGCATTGCTGCGCAGGGTTTAGTGGCGGGAATGCTTCATTATGGTTACAAAGGGCTGGCAGTTTTAATTTCTGAACGAGGTCACTACTCGTTAGGCAAATCGGTAGATTTATTAGGCATTGGCCGTGAGAATTTAATTGGTATTAAAACATCGGCTGATAATAAAGTTGATGTAGATGCTATGCGTGAAAAAGCGCTAGAGCTTGAAGCGCAAGGCATTAAAGTGATGGCAATTATTGGTGTAGCCGGGACGACAGAAACCGGTAATATTGACCCACTTGAAGACATGGCTAATTTAGCACACGAAATTAATTGCCACTTTCATGTTGATGCAGCATGGGGCGGAGCTACTTTACTGTCTAATACCCATAGGCATTTATTAAAAGGGATTGAGCAAGCAGATTCAATTACCATTGATGCACATAAACAAATGTATGTGCCGATGGGGGCTGGTTTGGTGTTGTTTAAAGATCCTGCTGCTACCGATGCCATAGAACATCATGCTGAATATATTTTACGTAAAGGCTCTAAAGACCTAGGCAGCCATACACTTGAGGGGAGTCGCCCTGGAATGGCGATGTTAGTGCATGCTTGCTTACGTGTTATTGGTCGTAAAGGCTATGAAATGCTTATCGATCGCAGTATTAAAAAAGCCCGTTACTTTGCTGATTTGATAAAAGCAGATGAAGATTTTGAATTAATATCTGAACCTGAGTTGTGCTTATTAACTTATCGTTATGTCCCTAAGCAAATTAAAAATGCGATAGCACAGGCAGATGCACAAACCCGTTTAGATATTTTTGCCGCGCTTAATCGTTTTACTGCTAGTATGCAAAAACGGCAACGTGAATCAGGTCGCTCATTTGTATCGCGTACACGTTTAACGCCAATTCAATATGATAATCAACCAACTGTGGTTTTTAGAGTGGTGCTTGCGAACCCGCTTACATCAGGTGCTATTTTAAAAGAGATATTAGAAGAGCAGAAAGAGTTGGCACAAACAGATCCGGTATTTAAAAAATATTTACGAAAATATATGTAA
- the argE gene encoding acetylornithine deacetylase — translation MSLPSFISMYQQLIAAPSISAIEDHLCMSNKSVIELLAQWCESLGFNCEIIELEGNKGRYNLLAKRGQGDGGLMLAGHTDTVPFDDSRWNQNPFKLTELDNKLYGLGSIDMKGFFAFVLQAISELDEKQQTQPILILATADEETTMAGAQQICKHPNLKPSRCIIGEPTDMTPVFTHKGHMTSAIRVVGRSGHSSDPERGLNAIEVMHKVITKLLILKEQLKNKYSINHFEIPYPTLNLGNIHGGDNANRICGCCEMHIDMRPLPGLSVQELQALLLDATFDINQQYPNSVSVIDLHEPIPAFTGSTDSALVKLAENIAGQKAVAVNYCTEAPFIQQLGCETIVMGPGSINQAHQPDEYLAMEKIKPSQQIISNLIKASCF, via the coding sequence ATGTCTCTGCCGTCATTTATTTCGATGTACCAGCAATTGATTGCTGCCCCCTCTATCAGTGCCATTGAAGATCATTTATGTATGAGTAATAAAAGTGTCATTGAATTGCTAGCGCAATGGTGTGAAAGCTTAGGTTTTAACTGTGAAATAATAGAGTTAGAAGGCAACAAGGGTCGCTACAACTTATTAGCAAAACGCGGTCAAGGTGACGGCGGTTTAATGCTGGCAGGGCACACTGATACAGTGCCATTTGATGATAGTCGTTGGAATCAAAACCCATTTAAATTAACCGAGCTCGATAATAAATTATATGGCTTAGGTAGTATTGATATGAAAGGTTTTTTTGCTTTTGTATTGCAGGCTATTAGTGAGCTTGATGAAAAGCAACAAACACAACCAATTTTAATATTAGCCACCGCAGACGAAGAGACCACTATGGCTGGTGCACAACAAATTTGTAAGCACCCAAATTTAAAACCAAGTCGCTGTATTATTGGTGAGCCTACTGATATGACGCCAGTATTTACTCATAAAGGTCATATGACTTCAGCGATAAGAGTCGTTGGCCGTTCAGGACATAGCTCAGATCCCGAACGGGGTCTTAACGCCATCGAAGTGATGCATAAAGTGATTACAAAATTGCTAATCTTAAAAGAACAACTTAAGAATAAATATTCAATAAATCACTTTGAAATTCCTTACCCAACGCTCAATTTAGGCAATATTCATGGGGGCGATAATGCTAATAGAATTTGCGGTTGCTGTGAAATGCACATTGATATGCGCCCTCTACCTGGCTTAAGTGTACAAGAGCTGCAAGCATTGCTGCTTGATGCAACCTTCGATATAAACCAGCAATACCCTAATTCGGTTAGTGTGATTGATTTACATGAGCCAATTCCAGCATTTACAGGAAGCACCGACAGCGCTTTAGTTAAACTAGCCGAAAATATAGCAGGGCAAAAAGCGGTGGCTGTTAATTACTGTACTGAGGCACCATTTATACAACAACTGGGCTGTGAAACCATCGTCATGGGACCGGGTTCAATTAACCAAGCGCATCAGCCCGATGAATATTTAGCGATGGAAAAAATCAAGCCTTCGCAACAAATTATCAGCAACCTCATAAAGGCGAGTTGCTTTTAA
- the argC gene encoding N-acetyl-gamma-glutamyl-phosphate reductase, with protein MNVVIIGASGYSGAELASLVAKHPTLSLTGCYVSAQSLDKHKLLSELYPEHLGLLDLPLQPLNEHALADITHSADYVCLCTDHKVSVDLAPQFLAMGKKVFDLSGGYRLESNDDYLTYYGFEHQHPELLNQAAYGLAEWNSKAITDAQLIAVAGCYPTAALNALKPLQQACLLSDEKIIINAVSGVTGAGRKASLGTHFCEISLAPYGLFNHRHGPEIQQHLGHEVLFTPHLGNFPRGILETIYVQLKPGVTSEQVAKAYQVLADEPLIRLLGSKIPSIKGVAKQPYVDIAWQQQGSQLIVMAAIDNLLKGAAGQALQCINLSMGLPHTTGLIGAFR; from the coding sequence ATGAACGTAGTAATTATAGGTGCCAGCGGTTACAGCGGCGCAGAACTGGCTAGCTTAGTAGCAAAACATCCAACTCTTTCGCTAACTGGTTGTTATGTATCAGCGCAAAGTTTAGATAAACATAAATTGCTTAGTGAATTGTATCCTGAGCATTTAGGATTACTTGATTTACCTCTGCAGCCATTAAATGAACATGCACTTGCTGATATCACTCATTCAGCAGATTACGTTTGTCTGTGCACCGATCATAAAGTAAGTGTGGATTTAGCGCCTCAGTTTTTAGCGATGGGTAAAAAGGTATTTGACCTTTCCGGTGGCTATCGTCTTGAAAGTAATGATGATTACCTTACTTATTATGGCTTTGAACACCAACATCCAGAACTACTCAATCAAGCGGCATATGGTCTTGCTGAATGGAATAGTAAAGCCATTACTGATGCTCAGCTAATTGCTGTTGCTGGCTGCTATCCAACGGCTGCATTAAATGCATTAAAACCTCTTCAGCAAGCGTGTTTGTTGAGTGATGAAAAAATTATTATTAATGCGGTTTCTGGCGTAACGGGCGCAGGGCGTAAAGCCAGCCTAGGGACTCATTTTTGTGAGATATCACTTGCACCCTATGGTTTGTTTAACCACCGTCACGGGCCTGAAATACAACAGCATCTAGGTCATGAGGTGTTATTTACTCCTCATTTAGGTAATTTTCCGCGCGGTATTTTAGAAACTATTTATGTGCAATTAAAGCCGGGTGTGACCAGTGAGCAAGTAGCTAAAGCTTATCAAGTATTGGCTGATGAGCCATTAATTCGTTTGCTTGGCAGCAAAATTCCTTCGATTAAAGGGGTGGCCAAACAACCTTATGTAGATATTGCGTGGCAGCAGCAAGGCTCACAGTTAATAGTAATGGCAGCAATTGACAACTTATTAAAAGGGGCAGCTGGTCAGGCTTTGCAATGTATTAATTTATCAATGGGGCTTCCCCACACTACAGGTCTAATAGGAGCGTTTAGATGA
- the argB gene encoding acetylglutamate kinase produces the protein MSSKTWVIKLGGAVLNTENAAKALFEILDEQDDAQFVIVHGGGSLVDSWLKEAGFASAKHQGLRISPKEQMPYIVGALAGAANKQLMAQAISVGHKPVGLSLYEAGITASQKLKALGQVGQCHNNADSIINDLLSAGRLPIISSIGFDELGLLYNVNADEAAAAIANNLNAELIFMTDVEAVLDANKQPLHQLDTKHIDTLIAEGVILGGMEVKVKTSLHAAQHLRRGVYISSWQKPENLTALLQGEHVGTKVTP, from the coding sequence ATGAGCAGTAAAACGTGGGTTATTAAACTCGGTGGTGCAGTACTCAATACTGAAAATGCCGCTAAAGCATTATTTGAAATACTCGACGAGCAAGATGATGCACAGTTTGTGATTGTGCATGGTGGTGGTTCATTAGTTGATAGCTGGTTAAAAGAGGCTGGTTTTGCCAGTGCTAAACACCAAGGTTTGCGTATTAGCCCTAAAGAACAGATGCCTTATATTGTTGGGGCCCTTGCGGGTGCGGCAAATAAACAACTCATGGCGCAAGCAATTAGTGTTGGTCATAAGCCGGTGGGATTAAGTTTATATGAAGCAGGGATCACCGCCTCGCAAAAATTAAAAGCATTGGGTCAAGTAGGTCAATGTCACAACAATGCAGATTCTATTATTAATGATTTACTCAGTGCTGGCCGGTTACCAATCATCAGCTCTATCGGCTTTGATGAGCTGGGCTTGTTATACAACGTTAATGCTGATGAAGCAGCAGCCGCAATAGCTAATAATTTAAATGCAGAACTTATTTTTATGACAGACGTAGAGGCGGTACTTGATGCCAATAAGCAGCCTTTACATCAACTTGACACAAAACACATTGATACTTTAATTGCAGAGGGAGTAATTTTGGGCGGGATGGAGGTCAAAGTTAAGACCAGTCTTCACGCTGCCCAACATTTACGACGCGGTGTGTACATTTCCAGCTGGCAAAAGCCAGAAAACTTAACTGCTTTGCTGCAAGGCGAGCATGTCGGAACTAAAGTAACACCATAG
- a CDS encoding ornithine carbamoyltransferase — protein MFKDFLTGLELDQQGALNLLKLAQDIKESPSKYSQVLAGKSVVTLFEKQSLRTRLSFDIGINRLGGHAVYLDQQNGAMGARESIKDFALNISTWADGIVARVNQHSTLTTLGEYSSVPVINSLCDLYHPCQALADFLTLQEVHGDVSQLKLAYLGEGNNVTHSLMLLAATLGTDFVAVTPKGCSPDSQVLKKAEQIAAMNGASVMVSDRVEAAVGANVVYADTWVSMGDTTPLEQVKEKYMPYQLNQALLEKTGATTVLHCQPAHREFEITSEVMDGPASKIIQQAENRMHAQNALLVTLLNPNFVKEHL, from the coding sequence ATGTTTAAAGATTTTTTAACGGGTCTAGAATTAGACCAACAAGGCGCACTAAATTTATTAAAATTAGCGCAAGATATTAAAGAAAGCCCGAGTAAATATAGCCAAGTACTAGCTGGTAAGTCAGTGGTTACTTTGTTTGAAAAGCAAAGTTTACGTACACGCCTTTCATTTGATATTGGTATAAACCGTTTAGGGGGCCATGCGGTTTACCTTGACCAACAAAATGGTGCAATGGGTGCTCGCGAATCAATAAAAGATTTTGCCTTAAATATTTCGACTTGGGCCGATGGGATTGTTGCGCGGGTTAATCAGCACAGTACATTAACGACACTCGGTGAGTATTCATCCGTTCCTGTGATTAATAGTTTGTGTGATTTATATCACCCATGCCAAGCATTAGCTGATTTTTTAACGCTACAAGAAGTACACGGTGATGTTAGCCAGTTAAAGCTTGCCTACTTAGGTGAGGGCAATAATGTAACGCACTCATTGATGCTGTTAGCCGCTACTTTAGGAACCGACTTTGTCGCAGTAACACCAAAAGGGTGTTCACCTGATTCGCAAGTGCTTAAAAAAGCAGAGCAAATAGCAGCGATGAATGGCGCTTCTGTCATGGTAAGTGACAGGGTTGAGGCTGCAGTAGGTGCTAATGTTGTTTACGCCGATACTTGGGTATCTATGGGGGATACAACTCCCCTTGAGCAAGTAAAAGAAAAATACATGCCTTATCAATTAAATCAGGCATTGTTAGAAAAAACCGGTGCAACTACGGTATTACATTGCCAACCGGCACACCGTGAGTTTGAAATTACCTCTGAGGTAATGGATGGCCCTGCATCAAAAATTATACAGCAAGCAGAAAACCGCATGCATGCGCAAAATGCGCTATTAGTTACATTGTTAAATCCAAATTTTGTTAAGGAACACCTATGA
- a CDS encoding argininosuccinate synthase: MSSIKKVVLAYSGGLDTSAIVPWLKENYGCEVIAFVADVGQGAEELEGVEAKAIASGASECYVVDLKDEMVSDYIYPTLKTGSIYEGTYLLGTSMARPIIAKAQVEIARKVGADALSHGCTGKGNDQVRFESCFAALAPDLKVIAPWREWDLSSRESLLDYLAERDIPCSASATKIYSRDANAWHISHEGGELEDPWCEPSEQVWTWTNSPEQAPDKAEHVTLSVVEGEVVAVNGEELKPYDCLVKLNDIASPHGVGRVDIVENRLVGMKSRGCYETPGGTVIMAALQAIDELVLDKASRKWKEVLGGEFSHLVYDGRWFTPLKDSILAGAEALSTLATGEVVLKLYKGQVTAVQKKSPNSLYSEDFATFGEDDVYDQSHAEGFIRLFSLSSRISALAKK, encoded by the coding sequence ATGAGTTCAATTAAAAAAGTCGTTTTAGCCTATTCAGGTGGTCTTGATACATCGGCTATCGTGCCATGGTTAAAAGAGAACTACGGCTGTGAAGTGATTGCTTTTGTTGCCGATGTTGGCCAAGGTGCTGAAGAACTTGAAGGCGTGGAAGCTAAAGCTATAGCGTCTGGTGCATCTGAGTGTTACGTGGTTGATTTAAAAGATGAGATGGTAAGCGATTATATTTACCCAACGCTTAAAACGGGTTCTATATATGAAGGGACTTATTTACTTGGTACTTCTATGGCGCGTCCAATCATTGCTAAAGCGCAAGTTGAAATTGCACGTAAAGTAGGTGCCGATGCACTTTCTCATGGCTGTACGGGTAAAGGTAACGACCAAGTACGTTTTGAGTCATGTTTTGCCGCACTCGCACCTGATTTAAAAGTGATTGCGCCATGGCGTGAGTGGGATTTATCAAGCCGTGAATCATTGCTTGATTACCTAGCTGAACGTGACATTCCATGTTCTGCGTCAGCAACTAAAATTTACAGTCGTGATGCTAACGCATGGCATATTTCACACGAAGGCGGCGAGCTTGAGGACCCATGGTGTGAACCAAGTGAGCAAGTATGGACCTGGACTAACTCTCCAGAGCAAGCCCCAGATAAAGCTGAACACGTCACTTTATCGGTTGTTGAAGGTGAAGTGGTTGCTGTAAATGGCGAAGAGCTTAAACCTTATGATTGTTTAGTTAAATTAAACGACATTGCATCACCACATGGTGTTGGTCGTGTTGATATTGTAGAAAACCGTTTAGTGGGTATGAAATCGCGTGGTTGTTATGAAACGCCAGGCGGTACTGTGATCATGGCAGCGCTTCAAGCAATTGATGAGTTAGTACTTGATAAAGCGAGCCGTAAATGGAAAGAAGTACTCGGTGGTGAATTTTCACACTTAGTTTACGACGGTCGTTGGTTTACGCCGCTAAAAGATTCTATTTTAGCCGGTGCAGAAGCGCTGTCTACACTAGCAACGGGCGAAGTGGTACTTAAGCTTTATAAAGGCCAAGTCACTGCGGTTCAGAAAAAATCACCTAACAGTTTATATAGCGAAGATTTTGCTACCTTTGGTGAAGACGATGTTTATGACCAATCGCACGCAGAAGGCTTTATTCGTTTATTCTCGCTATCAAGCAGAATTTCAGCACTAGCTAAAAAGTAA
- the argH gene encoding argininosuccinate lyase translates to MALWGGRFSTGPDEAFKQFNDSLPFDYQLAEQDIIGSVAWAGALEQVNVLSNDEHKKLVSALYELLEEVKADPHAVATSGAEDIHSHVEAALIEKVGDLAKKLHTGRSRNDQVATDFRLWCRDTADHILKAIAQLKAEFISLAERELGTILPGYTHLQRAQPVLFSHWCMAYVEMLERDESRLQDAQARMNYCPLGSGALAGTAYPIDRHALAQGLGFTGATKNSLDGVSDRDFVVELLSCASISMIHLSRMSEDLIFYNSGEAGFIELADNVTSGSSLMPQKKNPDALELIRGKTGRVFGAFSAMMMTLKALPLAYNKDMQEDKEGIFDAMPTWLACIHMAQACIKGIKVKADKTLAAAKGGHANATELADYLVAKGVPFREGHHIVGVLVQLAISEDKTLEQLSLEQYKSVNPVFEDDVYPVLEIDACIKARQALGGTSLEQVSKAVKDAKKKQQITVRDANLDDVEAIAKLVQHWATVGENLPRAKSDMVHSINEFAVTEINGQVSGCASLYIYDTGLAEIRSLGIDPKSAVTGQGRELVEHLLVKAKKLALNRVIVLTRVPDFFENQRFSFCSKESLPEKVMKDCELCLRKENCDEVAMEYMLKPSNSMEIPCKNVA, encoded by the coding sequence ATGGCATTATGGGGCGGACGTTTTTCTACGGGTCCAGATGAAGCGTTTAAACAGTTTAACGATTCACTTCCCTTCGATTATCAATTAGCAGAGCAAGATATCATTGGCTCTGTTGCATGGGCTGGTGCACTTGAACAAGTGAATGTGTTATCTAACGACGAGCACAAAAAACTGGTATCGGCACTTTATGAGTTACTTGAAGAAGTAAAAGCAGATCCACATGCGGTTGCCACCTCAGGTGCTGAGGATATTCATTCTCATGTTGAAGCTGCGCTAATTGAAAAAGTGGGTGATTTAGCTAAAAAATTACACACAGGTCGAAGCCGTAACGATCAAGTTGCTACCGACTTTAGGTTATGGTGCCGCGATACTGCTGATCATATTTTAAAAGCAATTGCACAATTAAAAGCTGAATTTATTAGTTTGGCTGAACGTGAGCTTGGCACAATACTGCCAGGTTATACGCACTTACAGCGTGCACAGCCCGTACTGTTTAGTCATTGGTGTATGGCTTATGTAGAAATGCTTGAGCGTGATGAAAGCCGATTACAAGATGCCCAAGCAAGAATGAACTACTGCCCACTTGGCAGTGGTGCACTTGCTGGCACTGCATACCCAATTGATCGTCATGCACTTGCACAAGGGTTAGGCTTTACCGGTGCGACTAAAAATAGTTTAGATGGCGTGTCTGATCGTGACTTTGTGGTTGAGCTATTAAGCTGTGCGTCTATTTCTATGATCCATTTATCGCGGATGTCTGAGGACCTGATTTTTTATAACTCGGGAGAAGCTGGCTTTATTGAACTAGCGGATAATGTGACCTCGGGTTCATCTTTAATGCCACAGAAAAAAAACCCAGATGCATTAGAGCTAATTCGTGGTAAAACAGGGCGGGTGTTTGGTGCGTTTAGCGCAATGATGATGACCTTAAAAGCACTGCCACTTGCTTACAACAAAGATATGCAAGAAGACAAAGAAGGCATTTTTGATGCCATGCCAACGTGGCTTGCGTGTATTCATATGGCACAAGCGTGTATTAAAGGCATTAAAGTTAAAGCAGATAAAACACTTGCAGCGGCAAAAGGTGGCCACGCAAATGCAACCGAACTGGCTGATTACTTAGTGGCTAAAGGTGTTCCGTTTAGAGAAGGGCACCATATTGTAGGGGTATTGGTGCAACTAGCCATTAGTGAAGATAAAACGTTAGAGCAACTTTCTCTAGAGCAGTATAAATCAGTAAACCCAGTATTTGAGGATGATGTCTATCCGGTACTTGAAATTGATGCCTGTATAAAAGCACGCCAAGCGCTTGGCGGTACATCATTAGAGCAAGTAAGCAAAGCGGTGAAAGACGCGAAAAAAAAACAGCAAATAACGGTTCGTGATGCCAATTTAGATGACGTGGAAGCGATTGCTAAACTCGTACAGCACTGGGCTACAGTCGGCGAAAACTTACCGCGTGCTAAAAGTGATATGGTGCACTCAATTAATGAGTTTGCCGTAACTGAGATAAACGGTCAGGTATCGGGTTGTGCTTCACTTTATATTTACGACACAGGATTAGCTGAAATACGTTCATTAGGCATTGATCCTAAAAGCGCAGTAACAGGGCAGGGACGGGAACTGGTCGAGCATTTGTTGGTAAAAGCCAAAAAATTGGCACTCAATCGTGTCATCGTTCTGACTCGTGTTCCTGACTTTTTCGAAAATCAGCGGTTTAGTTTCTGTAGTAAAGAGAGCCTACCTGAAAAAGTGATGAAAGATTGTGAGTTATGTTTACGTAAAGAAAACTGTGATGAAGTCGCAATGGAATATATGTTAAAGCCAAGTAATAGCATGGAGATCCCCTGTAAAAACGTGGCTTAA
- the coaD gene encoding pantetheine-phosphate adenylyltransferase, whose amino-acid sequence MKVTAIYPGTFDPLTNGHTDLIQRAAKMFDTVIVAIAHNPSKKPCFTLEERVDLANEILSHLDNVKVIGFSGLLADLARDHNANVLIRGIRAVSDFDYEFQLANMNRRLNPDLESVFLTPAERNTFISSTLVKEVARHNGDVSEFVDTIVMKALQSRLGKTKH is encoded by the coding sequence ATGAAAGTGACCGCAATCTACCCAGGCACATTTGACCCTCTTACCAACGGCCACACTGATTTAATTCAGCGTGCGGCTAAGATGTTTGATACCGTTATTGTTGCTATTGCTCATAACCCAAGTAAAAAACCGTGTTTTACTTTAGAAGAACGCGTTGATTTAGCGAATGAAATTTTAAGCCATTTAGATAATGTAAAGGTCATTGGCTTTTCAGGGCTGCTAGCTGATCTGGCTCGCGACCATAATGCAAATGTACTGATCAGAGGCATAAGAGCGGTTTCTGATTTTGATTATGAATTTCAGCTCGCAAATATGAACCGCCGTTTAAACCCTGATTTAGAAAGTGTATTTTTAACACCTGCTGAGCGTAATACTTTTATATCATCAACCTTGGTAAAAGAAGTTGCGCGCCATAACGGGGATGTGAGTGAGTTTGTTGACACCATAGTAATGAAAGCCCTGCAATCTAGGCTGGGGAAAACCAAGCATTAA
- a CDS encoding TetR/AcrR family transcriptional regulator: MNTKDKIIQTSISLFNEHGERAISTNHIASSLGMSPGNLYYHFKNKEDIIRHIFALYRDHLSTHFKPVNKGDDAFEHLGPYLDSLFELMWRYHFFYDNLGDILARDSHLKQGYIDFQQELLEQVRNIILALRDSEIIAIDEQDAIELAHTLKLTVSFWTPYMKARRLSGVLVEQDIYPGIVKVLTLFKAYSTEKSANKINQLRDKYALLANAAPQNP; this comes from the coding sequence ATGAATACCAAGGATAAAATAATTCAAACCAGTATTTCATTGTTTAATGAACATGGTGAAAGAGCAATATCAACTAATCATATTGCATCGAGTTTAGGCATGAGTCCGGGTAATCTGTACTACCACTTTAAAAATAAAGAAGACATTATTCGCCACATATTTGCACTTTATCGTGACCATTTAAGTACTCACTTTAAGCCAGTCAATAAAGGTGATGATGCTTTTGAACATCTCGGCCCTTACTTAGATTCGCTGTTTGAATTAATGTGGCGCTACCACTTTTTTTACGACAACCTCGGCGATATTCTCGCTCGCGATAGCCATTTAAAACAAGGTTACATTGATTTTCAGCAGGAGCTACTTGAGCAAGTGCGCAACATTATTTTGGCCTTGCGTGACAGTGAAATTATTGCCATTGATGAACAAGATGCCATTGAACTTGCTCATACGCTAAAATTAACGGTTAGCTTTTGGACACCCTATATGAAAGCAAGAAGACTAAGTGGTGTGCTGGTTGAGCAAGATATATACCCTGGTATTGTAAAAGTACTGACTTTATTTAAGGCGTACAGTACAGAAAAAAGCGCAAATAAAATTAATCAGTTAAGAGACAAGTACGCACTTTTAGCAAATGCTGCCCCCCAGAATCCTTAA